From a region of the Daphnia pulicaria isolate SC F1-1A chromosome 1, SC_F0-13Bv2, whole genome shotgun sequence genome:
- the LOC124321950 gene encoding uncharacterized protein LOC124321950 — MALRWIMCVSVLLATGAAATKERHESYQPVDVGFQFSTPVNLANTLQNSVAGPLSLVLVVAFTGILVAGLFVPKFTSAWSARSSDDDHNSSWWHRLLDPLDVEEAFEFMNDLGDPCRRKILCHVHSFVPYAPAWLQTVVRVISRNIRGVARYKDDIIYGLGGESCQARYQTECPQSVGQLLMMTKPVRRILEQQRRHFQSTNDRYFNFV; from the exons atggcGCTCCGATGGATCATGTGTGTAAGCGTTTTGTTGGCGACTGGGGCTGCGGCCACCAAAGAGCGTCATGAGTCCTACCAGCCGGTCGATGTCGGTTTCCAGTTTTCCACGCCAGTCAACTTGGCCAACACGTTGCAGAACAGTGTGGCAGGGCCGCTCAGCCTCGTTCTGGTCGTCGCCTTCACTGGCATCCTAGTGGCCGGCCTCTTTGTGCCCAAATTCACTTCGGCGTGGTCGGCCCGCTCTTCCGACGACGATCACAATTCTAG ttggTGGCATCGATTACTCGATCCGCTGGACGTTGAAGAAGCTTTCGAATTCATGAACGACCTGGGAGATCCTTGTCGCCGGAAGATTTTGTGTCACGTTCACAGTTTCGTCCCTTATGCACCGGCTTGGCTCCAGACCGTCGTCCGTGTCATCAG TAGAAACATCCGCGGAGTGGCGCGCTACAAAGATGACATCATTTACGGACTGGGAGGGGAGAGCTGTCAAGCCCGCTATCAAACTGAATGTCCGCAATCGGTTGGACAACTTCTAATGATGACCAAACCAGTCCGTCGGATTCTCGAGCAACAGAGGCGACACTTTCAATCGACTAACGACCGATACTTTAACTTTGTTTGA
- the LOC124326378 gene encoding uncharacterized protein LOC124326378 — MMHKWSVAMMLCCWMLLLSVSARATASSLDDDNGLDEDFEDVSTKDVQPTARFAFVNLNSDGSLSFTFNATSLQYTLLAALTALVLAAILLPLLGLIGIGSQEPEYGYAYTDQQGYTGTTYDSSPPPSYGSSYGGSSYSKRSLSWMGPVMEALSKSYQKYEMGAGSSRSEEEHHE; from the exons ATGATGCACAAATGGAGCGTAGCCATGATGTTGTGTTGTTGGATGCTGTTGCTCTCAGTCAGCGCCAGAGCTACGGCCAGCAGCTTGGACGACGACAACGGACTGGACGAAGATTTCGAAGATGTTTCCACCAAAGATGTCCAGCCGACGGCGCGTTTCGCCTTCGTCAATTTGAATTCGGACGGATCGCTGTCGTTCACCTTCAACGCCACATCCCTCCAGTACACTTTGCTGGCCGCTTTGACGGCCCTGGTGTTGGCCGCCATCCTTCTCCCCTTGCTGGGTCTCATCGGCATCGGTAGCCAAGAGCCGGAGTACGGCTACGCTTACACGGATCAGCAAGGTTACACGGGAACCACTTATGACAGTTCGCCACCACCGTCTTATGGTTCCTCTTACGGCGGATCGTCATACAGCAAACG GTCGTTGAGCTGGATGGGACCCGTCATGGAAGCTCTGTCCAAGAGCTACCAAAAGTACGAGATGGGCGCCGGAAGCAGCCGAAGCGAGGAAGAGCATCACGAATGA
- the LOC124321296 gene encoding uncharacterized protein LOC124321296 isoform X1 translates to MARGERIAMVTVALMLFGLSALVNGANAENLFPTYPDDGNMEEEARYGVISLTGATSNSTLNLSGIVLLGMSLSAAVCIWAYTHNLLDSTSRGRSHLLKRSLNDDGTESLSLMLSNMHRSFERAQVYEPACRQRIICEIGAGHKMPATFPEKSFGHSVDSFFGSADAHEALTERLENHKRAKTYLMAWNEGKGGKVCKAAYDQCSMTKGSIEKFIQSSE, encoded by the exons ATGGCACGAGGTGAAAGAATTGCGATGGTCACGGTGGCCCTCATGCTGTTTGGCCTGTCCGCCCTAGTGAACGGAGCCAATGCTGAAAACCTTTTTCCTACTTACCCGGACGATGGCAACATGGAGGAGGAAGCTCGCTACGGAGTTATTTCG CTGACCGGAGCGACTTCCAACTCGACGCTCAACCTGAGCGGCATCGTCTTGTTGGGCATGTCCTTATCGGCGGCCGTCTGCATTTGGGCTTACACGCATAACTTATTGGACAGCACATCACGCGGCCGTAGCCACTTGCTCaag CGATCGTTGAACGACGACGGGACTGAATCGTTGTCGTTGATGCTCAGTAACATGCATCGCAGCTTCGAGCGCGCCCAAGTTTACGAGCCAGCTTGCCGCCAGAGAATCATCTGTGAGATCGGCGCTGGCCATAAGATGCCGGCCACATTCCCGGAAAAGAGCTTCGGACACTCGGTCGATTCTTTCTTCGG CTCGGCTGACGCTCACGAAGCGCTAACTGAACGCTTGGAGAACCACAAACGGGCGAAAACTTACCTGATGGCCTGGAACGAGGGCAAGGGAGGAAAAGTTTGCAAAGCTGCCTACGACCAATGTTCCATGACTAAGGGCAGCATAGAGAAATTCATCCAATCGTCGGAATAA
- the LOC124321296 gene encoding uncharacterized protein LOC124321296 isoform X2, producing MARGERIAMVTVALMLFGLSALVNGANAENLFPTYPDDGNMEEEARYGVISLSPSTSSLNYTLNLSGLLVLGLGVAAATMFWAHVTTLSDNKIKRSLNDDGTESLSLMLSNMHRSFERAQVYEPACRQRIICEIGAGHKMPATFPEKSFGHSVDSFFGSADAHEALTERLENHKRAKTYLMAWNEGKGGKVCKAAYDQCSMTKGSIEKFIQSSE from the exons ATGGCACGAGGTGAAAGAATTGCGATGGTCACGGTGGCCCTCATGCTGTTTGGCCTGTCCGCCCTAGTGAACGGAGCCAATGCTGAAAACCTTTTTCCTACTTACCCGGACGATGGCAACATGGAGGAGGAAGCTCGCTACGGAGTTATTTCG CTGTCACCGTCGACGTCGTCGCTCAATTACACCCTAAACTTGTCGGGTCTTCTCGTTCTGGGACTGGGTGTGGCGGCCGCCACCATGTTCTGGGCCCACGTTACCACACTCTCTGATAACAAAATCAAG CGATCGTTGAACGACGACGGGACTGAATCGTTGTCGTTGATGCTCAGTAACATGCATCGCAGCTTCGAGCGCGCCCAAGTTTACGAGCCAGCTTGCCGCCAGAGAATCATCTGTGAGATCGGCGCTGGCCATAAGATGCCGGCCACATTCCCGGAAAAGAGCTTCGGACACTCGGTCGATTCTTTCTTCGG CTCGGCTGACGCTCACGAAGCGCTAACTGAACGCTTGGAGAACCACAAACGGGCGAAAACTTACCTGATGGCCTGGAACGAGGGCAAGGGAGGAAAAGTTTGCAAAGCTGCCTACGACCAATGTTCCATGACTAAGGGCAGCATAGAGAAATTCATCCAATCGTCGGAATAA
- the LOC124321295 gene encoding uncharacterized protein LOC124321295 — translation MLRKMMYFCSIAVLVMLAELSSVSGHGYICDPPGRSSMWRKECGGFSTPTNVNDMGLNCGGLEVQFNGVNQGRCGECGDEWSLPRPRSNDEGGLYGAGIIGKTYKQGSVINTTVLLTANHFGYFTFRLCPKTSAQELVTQECLDRNLLTFSDGSTKFPIQTQGVYFYPKVRLPAGLTCSNCVLQWRYTAGNNWGICEDGSGAVGCGDYQETFVNCADIAIV, via the exons ATGCTCCGGAAGATGATGTACTTCTGCTCTATCGCTGTGTTGGTGATGCTTGCGGAACTGTCGAGCGTCAGCGGCCACGGCTACATTTGTGATCCTCCGGGCCGGTCTTCCATGTGGAGGAAGGAGTGCGGCGGATTTTCTACACCGACAAACGTCAACGACATGGGTCTCAACTGCGGAGGATTAGAG GTCCAATTTAACGGAGTCAATCAAGGACGATGTGGCGAATGCGGCGACGAATGGAGTTTGCCGCGTCCGAGATCTAACGACGAAGGAGGCCTCTACGGTGCCGGAATTATCGGCAAAACTTACAAACAAGGAAGT GTTATCAATACGACCGTGCTGTTGACAGCCAACCATTTCGGCTACTTCACATTCCGCCTCTGCCCGAAGACGTCCGCCCAAGAGCTTGTGACCCAAGAGTGTTTAGATCGGAATTTGCTGACGTTTTCAGACGGATCTACGAAATTCCCAATTCAAACGCAAGGTGTGTATTTCTACCCGAAGGTTCGATTGCCGGCGGGTTTGACTTGCAGCAACTGCGTTCTCCAGTGGCGTTACACAGCCG GCAACAATTGGGGAATTTGTGAGGATGGTAGTGGTGCTGTCGGCTGTGGCGATTATCAGGAGACGTTTGTCAATTGTGCCGACATCGCCATCGTTTAA
- the LOC124321294 gene encoding uncharacterized protein LOC124321294 produces the protein MSLTFDYRRLPWLLLLLLVSEGTCDYRDGFEYPFITTRHPAPVRSYSMAPGWRQFYPEDYDFSDYSRHITRSDPASRNSAAEQIPSGPYFAQELKRYYHKPAEEPHKVYQTSWNMIDSEGNEYSTVYNRPAMTGYHRPSSSASSSSGILLPTDQYPFVLDAWQQQQQQQHHVEQQHHVEQQPIKERPTRKPISKKPVRKKNKGVRPIHPAGYQQLVTKIPDKKHQFDIDKVADGLAPQSIASAYPNGVMGTLSLMAGLVWYLVNKSATPVIKMRQNSRGYSDSYSNNEDEESLTQTAINQLADYWLGSLKQTDCQQRAVCELVSQSSWLSSATRWSQSAYRSPMVQKAIESFKEEEELGVQLDESKLALLVQAASHGEQGVDCAAFYPHCSLPFHEESRDRRR, from the exons ATGAGTCTGACATTTGATTATCGTCGACTTCCTTGGCTGTTGCTTTTGTTGCTGGTCAGCGAGGGAACGTGCGACTACCGGGACGGTTTTGAGTATCCGTTCATCACGACCCGCCATCCGGCGCCAGTTCGATCCTATTCAATGGCTCCGGGGTGGCGGCAGTTTTATCCGGAGGATTACGACTTTAGCGACTACAGCCGTCACATCACTCGCTCGGATCCGGCATCTCGCAACAGCGCCGCCGAGCAAATTCCCAGTGGGCCTTATTTTGCCCAGGAGCTCAAGAGGTACTACCACAAGCCGGCCGAGGAGCCGCACAAGGTGTACCAGACGTCGTGGAACATGATCGATTCGGAAGGCAACGAATATTCCACCGTCTACAATCGACCCGCAATGACCGGCTACCATCGCCCATCGtcttcagcttcttcttcttccggaaTTCTACTGCCCACCGATCAGTATCCGTTCGTTCTGGACGCctggcaacagcagcagcagcagcagcatcacgtCGAGCAGCAGCATCACGTCGAGCAGCAGCCGATAAAAGAGCGGCCGACCCGCAAACCCATCAGCAAGAAACCTGTGCGCAAGAAGAACAAAGGAGTGCGGCCCATTCATCCAG CCGGTTACCAACAGCTTGTAACTAAGATTCCGGATAAAAAACACCAGTTCGACATTGACAAAGTAGCCGACGGACTTGCACCCCAGTCGATCGCTTCTGCGTACCCGAACGGCGTCATGGGCACTTTGTCCCTTATGGCCGGTCTCGTTTGGTACCTGGTCAACAAATCGGCCACGCCCGTCATCAAAATGCGCCAGAATTCGCGGGGCTACTCCGACAGCTACAGCAACAACGAAGACGAAGAGTCGTTGACACAGACGGCCATCAACCAGCTGGCCGATTACTGGCTGGGCTCTCTCAAGCAAACCGATTGCCAGCAAAGGGCCGTTTGCGAACTCGTCTCCCAGTCCTCCTGGCTCTCTTCAGCCACACGATGGAGTCAATCCGCTTATCG GTCACCGATGGTGCAGAAGGCCATCGAGTCGTtcaaagaagaggaagaactgGGCGTCCAGTTGGATGAGTCCAAGTTGGCCTTGCTCGTCCAAGCCGCTTCTCACGGCGAGCAGGGCGTCGACTGCGCCGCTTTCTACCCGCACTGTTCCCTGCCGTTTCACGAGGAATCGCGAGACCGTCGgcgctaa
- the LOC124326688 gene encoding uncharacterized protein LOC124326688 isoform X1 — MASRNWILFSALFLLTLLVRSSRAEDWESLQDDSSDDGGQALEESDDEGGEQTLDPRLFLLLPTGAGNLLNMNTTGALLALLGTAALLSALGFLIYHVVSNKLMMKGQTSYGSGGYGGGSSGGYSSYGTGGTGGFGAGSGSHYGYARSSDAPMDWDSLKILDYISMMEEMWRKLDVHDTGCQKRILCEIHQNEKALGPAASKIVNAFGYTRYLSMLNIPDALKNMIDDYQDAADKGRSLQDKECKDVFDSCDFSVKETFLKKLKGHHD, encoded by the exons ATGGCATCTCGAAATTGGATCCTGTTCTCCGCTCTTTTCCTCCTGACGTTGTTGGTCCGGTCGAGTCGAGCCGAGGACTGGGAGTCGTTGCAGGACGACAGTTCTGACGACGGTGGCCAGGCGTTGGAAGAGAGCGACGATGAGGGCGGAGAGCAAACGCTCGATCCTCgtctctttctccttttgcCGACGGGCGCCGGCAATTTGCTCAACATGAATACGACCGGCGCCTTGTTGGCCTTGCTGGGCACGGCCGCTCTCCTCTCCGCTTTGGGATTCCTCATCTATCACGTCGTCTCCAACAAGTTGATGATGAAGGGTCAGACCAGCTACGGATCGGGAGGTTACGGCGGTGGCTCATCCGGCGGCTACAGCTCATACGGCACTGGCGGAACCGGTGGATTCGGCGCCGGTTCCGGCAGCCATTACGGTTACGCCAG ATCGAGCGATGCCCCAATGGACTGGGACAGTCTTAAGATCCTCGACTACATTTCCATGATGGAAGAGATGTGGCGCAAGTTGGACGTTCACGACACCGGTTGCCAGAAGCGAATCCTCTGCGAGATCCATCAGAACGAAAAGGCTCTAGGACCTGCCGCTTCCAAGATCGTCAACGCATTCGG ATACACTCGCTACCTGTCCATGTTGAACATCCCGGACGCGCTGAAGAACATGATCGACGACTACCAGGATGCCGCTGACAAGGGGCGTTCCCTGCAGGACAAGGAATGCAAGGACGTGTTCGATTCGTGCGATTTCAGCGTGAAAGAAACATTCCTCAAGAAGCTGAAAGGCCATCACGATTAG
- the LOC124326688 gene encoding uncharacterized protein LOC124326688 isoform X2, producing the protein MSCGSLRIKRAAVWVVFVLALSMTRADEVDEKIPSFDSDEGRLYFNNQNSTLVPLGSGGALLVTTVGIVAVVIGAVVLFSLVFNNHGLKNGGSIFSPWLNQQPGSYQQNQYYTQPQAQHYVYEPYSKLGYQSQPVARSSDAPMDWDSLKILDYISMMEEMWRKLDVHDTGCQKRILCEIHQNEKALGPAASKIVNAFGYTRYLSMLNIPDALKNMIDDYQDAADKGRSLQDKECKDVFDSCDFSVKETFLKKLKGHHD; encoded by the exons ATGTCTTGCGGATCACTGCGTATCAAACGGGCGGCCGTCTGGGTCGTATTCGTTCTGGCCTTATCGATGACCAGGGCCGATGAAGTCGATGAGAAAATTCCCAGCTTCGACTCCGATGAAGGACGGTTGTATTTCAACAACCAGAACAGCACGCTGGTTCCTCTCGGCTCCGGCGGCGCCCTGCTGGTCACGACGGTGGGCATCGTGGCCGTCGTCATCGGCGCGGTGGTCCTTTTCTCGCTGGTGTTTAACAATCACGGATTAAAGAACGGCGGCAGCATCTTTTCACCTTGGTTGAACCAGCAGCCCGGAAGCTACCAGCAAAACCAGTACTACACCCAGCCACAAGCGCAGCACTACGTCTACGAACCGTATTCGAAATTGGGCTATCAGAGTCAACCCGTCGCCCG ATCGAGCGATGCCCCAATGGACTGGGACAGTCTTAAGATCCTCGACTACATTTCCATGATGGAAGAGATGTGGCGCAAGTTGGACGTTCACGACACCGGTTGCCAGAAGCGAATCCTCTGCGAGATCCATCAGAACGAAAAGGCTCTAGGACCTGCCGCTTCCAAGATCGTCAACGCATTCGG ATACACTCGCTACCTGTCCATGTTGAACATCCCGGACGCGCTGAAGAACATGATCGACGACTACCAGGATGCCGCTGACAAGGGGCGTTCCCTGCAGGACAAGGAATGCAAGGACGTGTTCGATTCGTGCGATTTCAGCGTGAAAGAAACATTCCTCAAGAAGCTGAAAGGCCATCACGATTAG